The DNA window TCGGCTGACGCCGTTGGTGCGTCAAAACTTACGCTTGATGCCGATGACATCGTGCGCTCCGTCAGGCTGTTGTCGAAGGTGCAGCCGCTGCACACGGAAACCGGAGCCGTGCATGCCGCCGGCTTCTACATCCCGGGCAAGGGCGTCGTGATGGCACGCGAGGATGTCGGCCGCCACAATGCGCTGGACAAGCTGGCCGGCGCGTTGGCCAAAGCCGGCATCGACGGCGCGTCGGGCGCTGTCGTGGTGACGTCGCGCGTCTCGGTCGAGATGGTGCAGAAGACGGCGGCGATCGGCTCGGCCTTCATCATTGCCGTCTCGGCGCCGACCGCGCTTGCCATCCGCACGGCGCAGGAGGCGGGCATGACGTTGGTGGCGCTGGTGCGCGGCGACGATTTCGATGTTTTCACTCACCCCGACCGGGTGATCTATGGAGCCGCCCAGCATGTCGCATGACGAAGACCACATCACGAGCACGAGCGAAAAGCTGGTGCGCATGGCCAATCAGATCGCGACCTTTTTTCATTCGAGGCCGCGCGAGGAAGGTGTCGCGAGCGTCGCCGAGCATATCAACAAGTTCTGGGAGCCCAGGATGCGGCGGCAGTTCTTCGAGATGCTGGACAGCGGCGAAGGCTTCGACGAACTCGTCGTGGCCGCATCCGCCAGGATCAAGCGCCCGATCTCGCCGGCCGAGGCCGACATCAAGCTCGGACTGAATCCCTCCCCAGCCGACCTTACCGCCTCGCAAAAGTAGCCTGCGGATCGCACGGACTTATATTTCCTTTTGCTAAAGTTTGAGCTGCCGCTATCGATGCGGCTCTGCTATGTTCGACGATCAGAAATCGTCAGGCCGGGCGGAAGAACTCGTGAGGCCGATCGAGACCCGATATGCCCTCAGTGGCGAGGTGCGGATCGCCTACCAGGTGGTCGGCCAGGGATCACTTGATCTCGTTTTCGTGCCGGGCTTCATTTCCAATCTCGACCTGCATTGGGAAGACGAGGGCTATACCAGGCTCTTGAGACGGCTGTCGGCATTCTCCCGGCTGATCCTGTTCGACAAGCGCGGCACGGGTCTTTC is part of the Mesorhizobium loti genome and encodes:
- a CDS encoding formate dehydrogenase subunit delta; its protein translation is MSHDEDHITSTSEKLVRMANQIATFFHSRPREEGVASVAEHINKFWEPRMRRQFFEMLDSGEGFDELVVAASARIKRPISPAEADIKLGLNPSPADLTASQK
- the fdhD gene encoding formate dehydrogenase accessory sulfurtransferase FdhD yields the protein MAARRKATTEISRLAHRASGTAAANRMVPEETPVAFSFAGTTHAVMMASPADFEDFALGFSLTEGIIASPEEIEAIEVEDHGAGIDIQIRLKDLANTRFEARRRRLAGPVGCGLCGIESIEEALRSADAVGASKLTLDADDIVRSVRLLSKVQPLHTETGAVHAAGFYIPGKGVVMAREDVGRHNALDKLAGALAKAGIDGASGAVVVTSRVSVEMVQKTAAIGSAFIIAVSAPTALAIRTAQEAGMTLVALVRGDDFDVFTHPDRVIYGAAQHVA